The following nucleotide sequence is from Streptomyces leeuwenhoekii.
TCCAGCCAGGACTCCAGGTAGTTGTCGTCGTGGCGCGGGGAGGTGAAGTAGGTGCGGACCGCGACGCCCATCGGGCGGTCCTCGCGGCGGTGCAGGCCCATCGCCAGGGAGAGCCGGGTGGAGTTGCCGTCGGCGGCGACGACCAGCGGCGCGTGGAAGGTGACCTCCCGCTTGTCCTCGCCGAGCTTGGCGCGCACACCGGTGATGCGGCCGGTGCGGTCGTCGACGATCGGCGCGCCGACGTTGCAGCGCTCGTGGAGGCGGGCGCCCGCCTTCTGGGCCTGCCGGGCGAGCTGCTCGTCGAAGTCGTCGCGCTTGCGGACGACTCCGTAGTCGGGGAAGGAGGCGAGTTCCGGCCAGTCGAGCTGGAGGCGGACGCCGCCGCCGACGATGCGCAGGCCCTTGTTGCGCAGCCAGCCGGCCTCCTCGGAGATGTCGATGCCCATGGCCACGAGCTGCTTGACGGCGCGCGGGGTGAGTCCGTCGCCGCAGACCTTCTCCCGCGGGAACTCCGATTTCTCCAGCAGCAGTACGTCGAGCCCTGCCCTGGCCAGGTGGTACGCGGTCGTGGAGCCGGCTGGGCCCGCGCCCACGACGATCACATCGGCGGTGTTGTCGGAGAGGGGCTCGGTCACGGCGGGATCTCCCCAGAACTCGAAATCTGCGTGCCGACCGGCACTGGACATGGGCAGTCTATTCAGCGTCACCGATCACCGGCTGAAGGGCTGCCCCGTGAACCGAGCTCTCCCCGTGGTACGGCTCCGCGTCCCCACCCATGAGGACGCGGTCGCCTGGCACCGGGTGTTCGACCACCCGGACGTCATGGAGTTCCACGGCGGCAGGTCCGCCGAACTGTCCGTCTACGAGGAGCTGACCGCCCGCCAGCGCCGGCACGACGCCGAGCGCGGCTTCTGCCTGTGGACCGTGCTGGACGAGGCCGGGGACGTCATCGGCTTCACGGGAGCCCAGCCCTGGCCGTGGGAGTGGGGCCCGACGGGCGAGATCGAGATCGGCTGGCGGCTGGGGCGGACCCACTGGGGCAAGGGCTACGTCACGGCGGCGGCCCGGGAGACGCTGCGGCGGGTGCGCGCCGCGGGCGTGCCGGGCGTGGTGGCCATGGTCGACGCCCGCAACGCCCGCTCCATCGCGGTCACCCGGCGGCTGGGCATGAACCTGGCGGAGGTCTACACGACGCCGTCCCGGCGGGAGGGGCACTGCTACCGGCTCGCCCTGTGACGCCGCGTGCCCGAGGGGCCGGAGGCCCCACGGGGTCCTCAGCCCGCCTTGAACCCCCGGTGCAGCGCCACCACGCCGCCGGTGAGGTTGCGCCACGCCACCTTCGTCCAGCCGGCCCCGCCCAGGCGCGCGGCGAGCGCGGGCTGGTCCGGCCAGGCGCGGATGGACTCGGCGAGGTAGACGTAGGCGTCCGGGTTGGAGGAGACCGCGCGGGCCACCGGCGGCAGCGCCCGCATCAGGTACTCGGTGTAGACGGTGCGGAACGGCGCCCAGGTGGGGTGGGAGAACTCGCAGATGACCACGCGTCCGCCGGGCCGCGTCACCCGGTGCAGCTCGCGCAGCGCGGCGTCGGTGTCGTGGACGTTGCGCAGCCCGAAGGAGATCGTCACCGCGTCGAAGGTGTCGTCCTTGAAGGGCAGCCGGGTGGCGTCGCCGGCGGTGAACGGCAGCCAGGAGTGCCGCTGCTTGCCGACCCGCAGCATGCCGAGGGAGAAGTCGCAGGGCACGACGTAGGCGCCGGTGCGGGCGAAGGGGAGCGACGAGGTCGCCGTGCCGGCGGCCAGGTCCAGCACCTTCTGCGCCGGACGGGCGTCGACGGCCCGGGCGACCTCCTTGCGCCACAGCCGGGCATGGCCGAGCGAGAGCACGTCGTTGGTCAGGTCGTACCGTTCCGCCACGTCGTCGAACATCGAGGCGACTTCGTGCGGCTGCTTGTCCAGGGAGGCGCGGGTCACGGGCCCATTGTGGCAGCAAGGGGTGCGGCATCACGGCAGCAGCCTCGGCTTCCGCCGCGCCGCCAGGTCCTCCACCCACCCGCACAGCGGCACCAGCGCGGCGAGCAGCAGCCAGCAGACGCCGAACAGGAACCACTGGCTGCCCAGCGGCAGGTACGCCGCGCAGGCGGGCACCCGCCAGAGCAGGTCGGTCAGCGGGACGGCCAGGATCAGCGCGATCTCGTGCCACAGGTAGACCGTGACGGCCCGCGCGTTGAGCACGGTCACCAGCCGGTCCAGCCACCGCACCCGGGCGAGCCCGGCGAGGTCCGTGCCGCGCCGGGCCTTGGCGTACAGCAGCAGCGTCACGAAACCGGCCGACCACAGGGCCTGGGCGAGCGGGTTCTCGTCGAGGTCGTAGGTGCCGTACTCGGCCTGGTGGGCCAGGGCGTACCAGAGGCCGCAGGCGAGCGCGGCCGCCGACAGGGCCACGGCCGCGGCGGGCCGTGCGCGGCGCAGCACCCCGTCGTGGTGGGCGAAGCCGAGCAGCCAGCAGAACAGGTAGGTCGCGAGGTCCGTCAGCGCGCCGCCGAGGCGGTTCTCCGGCGGCTGCCAGGCGAACGTGAACACCACGACCGGGGCGAGGGAGCCCAGCAGCACCGGCACGGGCGCCCGCCGGAACAGGCGCAGCAGCAGCGGGGAGAGCAGGACGAACCACAGATAGGTCCGCAGGTACCAGGCGATCTCCCACGCCTGCTCGGCCCACGCCTCGCCCGGCGGGTCGCCGAGCGGCACGATCCAGTGGACGATCTCCCCGCCCGGCCGCCAGCCGTGCACCAGCATGGCGGCGACCACGAAGGCGCCCCAGAACCAGAACGGCGGCAGCAGGCGCCGGAGCCTGCGCCGGATCACCCCGGGCGCGGGCCGCCGCAGCGACTTCGCCATCAGGGTGCCGGCCAGGGCGAACATGATCCCCATCGACGGGAAGACCAGCCCGGCCCAGGCCCAGCCGAAGGTGTGGTACGTGACGACGCGGACCAGGGCGGCGGCGCGCAGGGCGTCGAAGTAGCGGTCCCGGCCCGCGGTGTCCGGGGGCCCCGGGGAGTGCGGGGCGCGGGCCGGGGCGGCGGGCGCGGGCGGCGCCGCCGCCTTGCGGTGCCTGCCCATCAGGCGGTTCCCGCCGGTGTGCCCACTTCCCCCGTCCGTTTCAGTTTCTGCCAGCGCAGCCGGCCGCCGGTGAGGGCGGTGACGCAGGAGTGGATGAGGACGAGGTACATCATCTGGCGGTAGGCGAGCTGCTGGAGCGGCATCATCAGCAGGTAGCGGTACTTCTCCCCGTCGAGGCGGAAGGCGTACGCCGCGCAGAGCATCTGCACGGCCAGCACCGCCAGCCACGCCAGCAGCGCCGCACGGAAGTCGATGAAGATCATCGAGTAGGCGGTGAACACATCGATGAGCGGGGCGAAGAGCGGGGTGAGGATCTGGAAGAGGACCACCAGCGGCAGCCCGACCCGGCCGAAGCGGCCCGAGGGCCCCCGGTCGGTCAGCGCCCCGCGGTGCTTCCACAGGGCCTGCATGGTGCCGTAGGACCAGCGGTAGCGCTGGGACCACAGCTGTTTCAGCGATCCCGGCGCCTCGGTCCAGGCCCGGGCGTGCTCCTGGTAGACGACCCGCCAGCCCGCGCGGTGCAGGGCGATGGTGATGTCGGTGTCCTCGGCGAGGGTGTCCTCGCTCATGCCGCCGGCCTGGAGGACGGCCTCGCGGCGGAAGGCGCCGATGGCGCCGGGGATGGTCGGCATGCAGCGCAGCAGGTCGTACATGCGGCGGTCGAGGTTGAAGCCCATCACGTACTCGATGTGCTGCCAGGCGCCGATGAGGGTGCGCCGGTTGCCGACCTTGGCGTTGCCCGCGACCGCGCCGACGGACGGGTCGGCGAAGGGCTGCACGAGCTGCCGTACGGTCTCCGGCTCGAAGACGGTGTCGCCGTCCATCATCACGACGATGTCGTGGCGGGCGTGCCGGACGCCGTTGTTGAGGGCGGCGGGCTTGCCCGCGTTCGCCTGCCGGACGACGCGGACGTCCGGCAGGCCGAGGGACTCGGCGATCTCCGCGGTGCCGTCCGTGGAGCCGTCGTCCACGACGATGATCTCGATCGGGTGGGTGCTGCGCGCCAGCGACCGGAGGGTGTTGGCGATGCACTCCTTCTCGTTGTACGCCGGGACGATCACGCTCACCGGCCGGGTGACGGGCGGTCCCCAGCCGAACCGGCGCCTGTTGCGCCGCCGGTGGTGGCGGCGGGCGAGGACCAGCATCAGGCCGAAGCGGCCCAGGACGGCCACGCCCACGACCACCAGCCCGGCCGAGAGCGCCGGTACCGTCCACTCGGCGACGGCGACGGCCGCGACGAGGGCCCTGCCCTCCCACAGGGTCGTGCCGGTGGCCCGGTGGTGGGCGGCCTGGAGGCCGCGGCCGGTGCCGGCGGCGGCAGCGCCGGGGGGCGTGCCGCCCTGGGCGGCACCGGCCGCCTCCTGCTGCTGCTGCTCCATGGCGCCGCTGACGGTGGTGAAGGTGTAGCCCTTCGCCTTCATCTTCTCGATGTACTTCGGCAGTGCCGCGATGGTCTGCGACCGGTCGCCGCCGGCGTCGTGGAAGAGCACGGAGGCGCCCTCGCCGTCCTCGGGCGTGGCCCACTGGACGATCTTGGAGACGCCCGGCTCCTTCCAGTCGTCGCTGTCGGTGTCGATGAAGACGCTGGTGTAGCCGTCCTCGCCGAGTTGCTGGTAGACGGGCCAGCTGTAGTCGTCGATGGCGTCGGTCTGGGAGGAGTACGGCGCCCGGAAGAGCGTGGTGGTGATGCCGGCCGCGCCCGCGAGGGCGAGCTGGGTCTGCTCCAGCTCACGGGTGACGCGGGACTCGCTCTGGTAGGAGAGGTCGACGTGGGTGAAGGTGTGGACGCCCACCTCGTCGCCCTGCTCGACCATGTCCCGCACGATGTCCGGGTGGCGCGCGACCATCGAGCCGACCACGAAGAACGTGCCGGGCACGTCGTGCTTCTCCAGGATCTTCAGGACCTGTGGCGTCCAGGTGGGGTCGGGGCCGTCGTCGAAGGTGAGCACGATCGTCTTGTCGGGGACGGAGACGGTCGTGGCCCGCCCGCCCGGGAAGGTGAGGATCGGCCCGCCTTCGAGGACGTCCTCCGGTACGTCGTCGGCGCCGGCGCCGGCGCGTACGCGCTGGTCGTCGCCGACTTCCGCGCGCAGATAGCCGTCGAGGAGGAGTACCGAGGTCAGCGCGAGCAGCAGGAGCAGGGCGAGCAGGACCCGCGGCCGCTGGAGCGCGGCGGCCTTGCCCGCGGCCCGCTCGATCCGGGAGGGGGCGCGGCGGCGGCCTCGTGAGGGTGTGGTCGTGGTCATGGAAGCGGCGGCGTCCCGGTCAGTCGGTGGCGGATGCGGAGGGCGCGTACGTAGCGGAGGGCGCGGAGGGGGTGGAAGGCGCGGAGGGTGCGGCGGAGGCGCCGCCGGTCGGTGCGGGCGCCTGCCCGGGCGGCTGCGCGCCGGCGGGGGGAGCACCGGTGGGGGCGCCGTTTCCCGGGCGCGTCTCGGCGCCCGGCGCCCGGCCGTCGTCCCGCCCGCCGCCGAAGGGCAGCAGTGAGGACGGGCTGACCGAGGTGCCGATGCCCATGAAGGCCAGGCCCAGCACGGTCGCGTAACCGAGACAGACGACTCCGAGGAGCAGGCCGAGCCGGCGCAGCAGCCTGGCCCGGCGCCCGGAGGTGTCGACGAACACGGGCCCCTCCGCGGACCCGTTGCCGCGCTTGCGGCGGCGGCCGCGCACGGCGGCGCGGCTTTCGAAGGCAGGCTCGGAATGCATTCCCCGGAGGCTAGGGAGCTTTGCCTGCCGAGAACTCGGGCTTCGCTGTGCGGTCCCGATGAAAAACGCCCCAGTCTGTCCGCTGCCTGGGAGAACCCGGAATTTCGCGCTCCGTGCTCAGGGAAGACCCAGCCACGCGTGCGAGGTTCACTCCTCCGGCCAGGAGAAACGGGCCACAGGAACGGGCCGCCACGAGGAACGGGAGCGTACGCCATGAGGAGCACGAGGACTCCGAGGAGTACCGGGGGCACGAGGAGTGCGAGGAGTGCGAGGGGCACGACGCATGTCCGGCACCCGGCGGCGGGGCTGGCCCTGCTGCTCGTGCTGGCCACCGCGGGATGCGCCGCGCGGGACGGCGCGGCGGACGCGGCGGACGCGGCGCCCTCCGCCTCCCCCTCCGCCTCCGCTGCTCCGGCCACCGGCTACGCCCCCTACGTCAGCGCCACCACCGCCTCCGACCTGGACACCGCGGGCTCCCCCACGACGTACAACCTGGCGTTCGTGGTCTCCTCCGGCAGCGGCTGCGTCCCGCGCTGGGGCGGCACCCAGGCCGTCGACGACCCGGCGGTGGCCGCCCGTGTCGCGGAGCTGAAGGAGTCCGGCGCCACCGTCCGGGTCTCCTTCGGCGGCGCCTCCGGCAAGGAGCTGGCGGCCACCTGCGACAGCGCGGCGGAGCTGGCCGAGGCGTACGGCGCGGCGCTGGACGCGGCCGGGTCCACGCGGGCGGACTTCGACATCGAGGGCGACGAGCTGACCGACTCCGCCTCGGTCGCCCTGCGGTCGCAGGCGATCGCGCTGCTCCAGCGGGAACGGAGCGGCCTG
It contains:
- a CDS encoding chitinase, which gives rise to MLATAGCAARDGAADAADAAPSASPSASAAPATGYAPYVSATTASDLDTAGSPTTYNLAFVVSSGSGCVPRWGGTQAVDDPAVAARVAELKESGATVRVSFGGASGKELAATCDSAAELAEAYGAALDAAGSTRADFDIEGDELTDSASVALRSQAIALLQRERSGLEVSFTLPVMPSGLDADSLALLESANDHGVQVSTVNLMTMNYGESWTGDMGDYAVTSAEAAHTQLQRVFGLSDAAAWKGMALTSMIGVNDVAGETFTLSDAAQVRAFATGKGIAWVSAWASFRDRRCGDDSAGEDASTECSGVEQEDGAFAQAFSG
- a CDS encoding geranylgeranyl reductase family protein — translated: MSSAGRHADFEFWGDPAVTEPLSDNTADVIVVGAGPAGSTTAYHLARAGLDVLLLEKSEFPREKVCGDGLTPRAVKQLVAMGIDISEEAGWLRNKGLRIVGGGVRLQLDWPELASFPDYGVVRKRDDFDEQLARQAQKAGARLHERCNVGAPIVDDRTGRITGVRAKLGEDKREVTFHAPLVVAADGNSTRLSLAMGLHRREDRPMGVAVRTYFTSPRHDDNYLESWLELWDRRGPQDRLLPGYGWIFGMGDGTSNVGLGVLNTSDSFKELDWREVLKTWCASMPEDWGYTPENMTGPIRGAALPMAFNRQPHYTRGLLLVGDAGGLVNPFNGEGIAYAMESGQIAADVIVQAHARSTPAGREAALQRYPRVLKDTYGGYYTLGRAFVKLIGNPKVMQIAAQRGLTHPLLMKFTLKLLANLTDPSGGDAMDRIINGLAKVAPKA
- a CDS encoding bifunctional polysaccharide deacetylase/glycosyltransferase family 2 protein; translated protein: MTTTTPSRGRRRAPSRIERAAGKAAALQRPRVLLALLLLLALTSVLLLDGYLRAEVGDDQRVRAGAGADDVPEDVLEGGPILTFPGGRATTVSVPDKTIVLTFDDGPDPTWTPQVLKILEKHDVPGTFFVVGSMVARHPDIVRDMVEQGDEVGVHTFTHVDLSYQSESRVTRELEQTQLALAGAAGITTTLFRAPYSSQTDAIDDYSWPVYQQLGEDGYTSVFIDTDSDDWKEPGVSKIVQWATPEDGEGASVLFHDAGGDRSQTIAALPKYIEKMKAKGYTFTTVSGAMEQQQQEAAGAAQGGTPPGAAAAGTGRGLQAAHHRATGTTLWEGRALVAAVAVAEWTVPALSAGLVVVGVAVLGRFGLMLVLARRHHRRRNRRRFGWGPPVTRPVSVIVPAYNEKECIANTLRSLARSTHPIEIIVVDDGSTDGTAEIAESLGLPDVRVVRQANAGKPAALNNGVRHARHDIVVMMDGDTVFEPETVRQLVQPFADPSVGAVAGNAKVGNRRTLIGAWQHIEYVMGFNLDRRMYDLLRCMPTIPGAIGAFRREAVLQAGGMSEDTLAEDTDITIALHRAGWRVVYQEHARAWTEAPGSLKQLWSQRYRWSYGTMQALWKHRGALTDRGPSGRFGRVGLPLVVLFQILTPLFAPLIDVFTAYSMIFIDFRAALLAWLAVLAVQMLCAAYAFRLDGEKYRYLLMMPLQQLAYRQMMYLVLIHSCVTALTGGRLRWQKLKRTGEVGTPAGTA
- a CDS encoding demethylmenaquinone methyltransferase; its protein translation is MTRASLDKQPHEVASMFDDVAERYDLTNDVLSLGHARLWRKEVARAVDARPAQKVLDLAAGTATSSLPFARTGAYVVPCDFSLGMLRVGKQRHSWLPFTAGDATRLPFKDDTFDAVTISFGLRNVHDTDAALRELHRVTRPGGRVVICEFSHPTWAPFRTVYTEYLMRALPPVARAVSSNPDAYVYLAESIRAWPDQPALAARLGGAGWTKVAWRNLTGGVVALHRGFKAG
- a CDS encoding acyltransferase family protein; amino-acid sequence: MGRHRKAAAPPAPAAPARAPHSPGPPDTAGRDRYFDALRAAALVRVVTYHTFGWAWAGLVFPSMGIMFALAGTLMAKSLRRPAPGVIRRRLRRLLPPFWFWGAFVVAAMLVHGWRPGGEIVHWIVPLGDPPGEAWAEQAWEIAWYLRTYLWFVLLSPLLLRLFRRAPVPVLLGSLAPVVVFTFAWQPPENRLGGALTDLATYLFCWLLGFAHHDGVLRRARPAAAVALSAAALACGLWYALAHQAEYGTYDLDENPLAQALWSAGFVTLLLYAKARRGTDLAGLARVRWLDRLVTVLNARAVTVYLWHEIALILAVPLTDLLWRVPACAAYLPLGSQWFLFGVCWLLLAALVPLCGWVEDLAARRKPRLLP
- a CDS encoding GNAT family N-acetyltransferase; translated protein: MNRALPVVRLRVPTHEDAVAWHRVFDHPDVMEFHGGRSAELSVYEELTARQRRHDAERGFCLWTVLDEAGDVIGFTGAQPWPWEWGPTGEIEIGWRLGRTHWGKGYVTAAARETLRRVRAAGVPGVVAMVDARNARSIAVTRRLGMNLAEVYTTPSRREGHCYRLAL